The following proteins are encoded in a genomic region of Gimesia algae:
- a CDS encoding efflux RND transporter periplasmic adaptor subunit, whose protein sequence is MLLSIVVLSIVGFLLWGTRQQWMPALKSYVNNSGQTQSDQTAAAGADSEEDHHDHDHAGHDETSSLELSPQARKNVGLTADKVVPVKLKSFTRTITIPALVVERPGKTRIRVVAPMTGIVTNVNVTGGEAVQPGRALFKIRLTHEDLVQAQTAYLKTLGELDVELKEIARIQVITDKGVIAGKVLLEREYAKEKLEAILKAQREALLLHGFTDTQVDQIKKTRRLIKEHLVYAPLVHDQSGEVSAPNMKIQRISAPAPATLDQRVNSQRSLLVVQSLDVNKGDFVQAGDTLCVLADYSNLYIKGQAFEQETDEITRCLENQWAVEAIQEENNKTKKLIKDLKIDYLNNQIETESRTFSVFVNLPNQIEHDTFRKDGDRYITWRFKIGQRMQLLIPVETWQKQIVLPVEAVASEGAEHFVFQENGDHFDRRPVHVLYQDQLWAVIENDGSIFPGDKIALAGAHQLQMALKNKAGGAVDPHAGHSH, encoded by the coding sequence ATGTTACTGTCAATTGTGGTCCTGAGCATTGTGGGATTTCTGCTCTGGGGAACCCGGCAGCAGTGGATGCCTGCACTGAAAAGTTATGTGAATAACAGCGGGCAGACGCAGTCGGATCAGACAGCGGCCGCTGGTGCGGATTCCGAAGAGGATCATCACGATCACGACCATGCGGGGCATGATGAGACCAGTTCGCTGGAGCTCTCACCCCAGGCACGAAAGAACGTCGGCTTGACAGCTGATAAAGTAGTTCCCGTGAAGCTGAAATCGTTTACCCGTACGATTACGATCCCCGCCCTGGTGGTCGAGCGTCCCGGCAAAACTCGAATCAGGGTGGTGGCACCGATGACGGGCATTGTCACGAATGTGAATGTCACCGGAGGGGAAGCGGTTCAGCCTGGACGCGCCCTGTTCAAAATTCGGCTTACTCATGAGGATCTGGTGCAGGCTCAGACTGCTTATCTGAAAACGCTGGGGGAACTTGATGTGGAACTCAAGGAAATTGCCCGGATTCAGGTAATTACCGATAAAGGGGTCATTGCCGGCAAAGTACTGCTGGAACGCGAATACGCCAAAGAAAAGCTGGAAGCCATTCTGAAAGCCCAGCGGGAGGCGCTCCTGTTGCATGGCTTCACTGATACTCAAGTGGATCAGATCAAAAAAACTCGACGTTTGATCAAAGAGCATCTGGTTTATGCGCCGCTCGTGCATGATCAATCCGGTGAAGTTTCGGCTCCGAATATGAAAATTCAACGTATCTCTGCCCCTGCTCCCGCGACCCTTGATCAGCGGGTCAATTCTCAACGATCTCTGCTGGTCGTTCAGTCGTTAGATGTCAATAAGGGAGATTTCGTGCAGGCCGGAGACACGCTCTGCGTGCTGGCAGATTACAGTAACCTGTATATTAAAGGTCAGGCCTTTGAGCAGGAAACTGACGAAATTACACGCTGCCTGGAAAACCAGTGGGCCGTCGAAGCGATCCAGGAAGAAAATAACAAAACGAAAAAGCTGATCAAAGATCTGAAAATCGATTATCTCAATAATCAGATTGAGACCGAATCCAGAACATTTTCTGTATTTGTGAATCTGCCAAATCAAATTGAACACGATACGTTTCGCAAAGACGGAGACCGCTATATTACCTGGCGGTTTAAGATCGGACAGCGAATGCAGTTACTTATTCCGGTGGAGACCTGGCAGAAGCAGATCGTACTGCCCGTGGAAGCGGTGGCCAGTGAAGGGGCAGAGCATTTTGTCTTTCAGGAAAATGGAGATCATTTCGACCGACGGCCCGTACATGTTCTGTATCAGGATCAACTCTGGGCGGTGATCGAAAATGATGGATCAATCTTTCCTGGCGACAAAATTGCATTAGCGGGAGCGCATCAGTTGCAGATGGCTTTGAAAAACAAGGCTGGGGGCGCCGTCGATCCCCATGCGGGACACAGTCACTGA
- a CDS encoding C-terminal binding protein codes for MSAKYRVLITDRAWPDCEVEKRELARVDAEVIEAPPGADEATLVECASGVDAIATCWAQVTQAVIDSAPDCKTIARLGIGLDNIDVAHATSLKIPVTNVPDYCIPEVADHAIGLMLASLRNIAFLNQQTKQGIYDLSAAPLPRRVGTLTLGLFGFGLTGQAVAERARAFGMQVIATNSSGNDYGTGTRMVAFEELLEESDVISIHAPLTDATEHQFDAAAFQKMKSNAIIVNTARGALIDFDALKTAVKNEDISGAALDVFDPEPPDLSDPFFQHDRIIATPHAAFISKESLDELRQQAACQVADVLVGKQPSNVVNPAVYE; via the coding sequence GTGTCTGCGAAATATCGTGTGTTAATTACGGATCGTGCGTGGCCTGACTGTGAAGTTGAAAAGCGGGAACTGGCGCGCGTTGATGCGGAAGTCATAGAAGCCCCTCCGGGAGCCGATGAAGCAACGTTAGTGGAATGTGCCTCGGGCGTCGATGCGATCGCCACCTGCTGGGCCCAGGTCACTCAGGCAGTCATCGATTCCGCCCCGGACTGCAAAACGATCGCGCGGCTGGGAATCGGTCTGGACAACATTGATGTCGCTCATGCCACTTCACTGAAGATCCCGGTTACGAATGTGCCCGATTATTGCATTCCGGAAGTAGCCGACCATGCGATTGGCCTGATGCTGGCCAGTTTGAGGAACATCGCCTTTCTAAACCAGCAGACAAAACAGGGGATTTATGATCTCTCCGCAGCCCCGCTGCCTCGTCGGGTGGGAACGCTGACTCTGGGCCTGTTCGGATTCGGTCTGACAGGACAGGCAGTCGCTGAGCGGGCACGGGCGTTCGGCATGCAGGTAATCGCTACGAACTCGTCGGGTAACGATTACGGGACGGGCACTCGCATGGTTGCGTTCGAGGAGCTGCTGGAAGAAAGCGACGTCATCTCGATCCATGCACCATTGACAGACGCGACAGAGCATCAGTTTGACGCGGCAGCTTTTCAGAAAATGAAGTCGAATGCGATCATCGTCAATACGGCTCGTGGTGCATTGATTGATTTCGATGCTTTGAAAACAGCGGTGAAAAATGAGGACATTTCGGGAGCGGCGCTGGATGTCTTTGACCCGGAACCCCCTGACCTGTCTGACCCGTTTTTTCAGCATGACCGGATCATTGCCACACCCCATGCTGCCTTTATTTCCAAAGAGTCACTGGACGAACTTCGACAACAGGCGGCTTGTCAGGTGGCAGATGTTCTGGTGGGCAAACAGCCCAGTAATGTAGTAAATCCTGCAGTATATGAATAA